A DNA window from Rhineura floridana isolate rRhiFlo1 chromosome 11, rRhiFlo1.hap2, whole genome shotgun sequence contains the following coding sequences:
- the NBR1 gene encoding next to BRCA1 gene 1 protein isoform X4 encodes MNVYETSAPSGMPSQQAPEKTEKIHNPKDGRKPLAHYSMLPQTLAQDKDTERENGKKQSPQNGHHPTEAPPEWFTSYLERFREQVVQETVETLEQKLSEKLLLSSQLPSSLSSSTHQAPVSPLVQGNPFDWLLSCSNCQTPIVGIRYQCSVCPSYSICELCEAGMYAHDPNHVLLKLRRPVLCISETYNLGQFSPRFAALEQVRLQKQMDKRFLKAEKQHLRAEKKQRKAEVRELKKQMKLHRKIHLWNSVHTLDNAGLTTAKSESLQPNTLLPLQGCSVVVPTLSAAFVDENLPDGTLLQPRTTFIKHWRMRNTGNMEWSSDTKLKFMWGNLTLVSSDKKNVTVPSLLPGQEGVVSVEFVAPPVEGTYTSHWRLSHRGEQFGPRIWCSIVVDPSSSNTDCPENDKLMSGFCKKGRSHCKKEEIPSKFKVQTADSAMKGGLASRAAAPKLKSILSAREFYIPSVDLLTAQDLLSFELLDINIVQELEQVPHNTPVDMTPYMSPLPHDSFLLGEAGLDKIQEESEGSTCKPLPDAQVGKGKAENPANQEEGEEDMSGTQFVCETVIRSLTLDAAPDHRPPQKQESSQGSVRVLQNTAHYSSNNMDPIRVENGPVPTPQEQESKNQGTEVAKEPEFENLLLQDGEELSDGEAEDDAKDEVCSQVSCTSSEDYIIILPECFDTSRPLGESMYSSALSQPSLEKVAEASASPGEESHPPAHSINDILTTSQTLDDVPLNPQILEPQPARSVTPSENNGSKEASFPSEEEAPWWVPDQTREVFQGAEVSELLPAGNVNNTPTCPEFTRHTHSNSLAGDLVKGALSVAASAYKALFAGLPSMEQVLPVATEDQMAPFLANLSEMGFCDRLLNLRLLRKHNCDMAQVVTELLQLSHSDWYGN; translated from the exons ATGAATGTTTATGAAACAAGTGCTCCTTCAGGTATGCCTTCCCAGCAAGCCCCTGAGAAGACTGAGAAAATCCATAATCCCAAGGATGGGAGGAAGCCCCTTGCCCACTATTCCATGCTCCCTCAGACCTTGGCACAGGATAAAGACACTGAAAGAGAGAATGGGAAGAAACAG tctCCCCAGAATGGGCACCATCCCACCGAGGCTCCTCCGGAGTGGTTCACAAGCTACTTGGAAAGG TTCCGGGAGCAAGTGGTTCAAGAGACTGTTGAAACGCTTGAACAGAAGCTGAGTGAGAAGCTCCTCCTTTCCAGCCAGCTCCCCAGCTCCTTGAGCAGCTCTACACACCAAGCTCCTGTGAGCCCCTTGGTGCAAGGGAACCCCTTTGACTGGCTTCTTTCCTGCAGTAACTGTCAGACTCCCATTGTGGGCATTCGCTATCAATGCAG TGTGTGCCCATCCTATAGCATTTGTGAATTGTGTGAAGCAGGGATGTATGCCCATGACCCTAACCATGTGCTTTTGAAGCTACGGAGACCTGTACTATGTATCTCGGAGACTTATAATCTTGGGCAGTTTTCACCTCGCTTTGCCGCTCTGGAACAAGTCAG GCTTCAGAAACAGATGGACAAGCGTTTCCTGAAGGCAGAGAAGCAGCACTTGCGAGCAGAGAAGAAGCAGCGCAAAGCTGAGGTGCGGGAACTCAAGAAGCAGATGAAGCTGCATCGAAAGATTCACCTGTGGAACTCTGTCCATACGCTAGACAACGCCGGCCTGACAACTGCCAAATCTGAGAGCCTGCAACCCAATACACTTCT TCCTCTCCAAGGCTGCTCAGTCGTTGTCCCTACATTGAGTGCTGCCTTTGTGGATGAGAATCTGCCAGATGGAACGCTCCTCCAGCCAAGGACAACCTTCATCAAGCATTGGCGCATGAGGAATACTGGCAACATGGAGTGGAGCTCCGACACCAAG CTGAAATTCATGTGGGGCAACTTAACTCTGGTGTCCTCTGACAAGAAGAATGTAACTGTGCCCTCCCTGCTACCTGGGCAAGAGGGCGTTGTCTCTGTGGAGTTTGTAGCCCCCCCAGTGGAAGGAACCTACACATCTCATTGGCGGTTATCACACAGGGGGGAGCAGTTTGGGCCCAGGATCTGGTGCAGCATTGTGGTAGATCCCTCCTCCTCCAACACTGACTGCCCAGAGAATGACAAACTGATGTCTGGTTTCTGTAAGAAAGGCCGATCCCATTGTAAGAAAGAG GAAATACCCTCAAAGTTCAAGGTGCAAACTGCTGATAGTGCCATGAAGGGAGGTTTGGCCAGCCGTGCTGCTGCACCAAAGCTGAAGAGCATCCTCAGTGCTAGAGAGTTTTACATCCCATCAGTTGACCTTCTCACAGCTCAG gACTTGCTATCCTTTGAATTGCTGGATATTAACATAGTGCAAGAACTGGAGCAGGTTCCACACAACACTCCAGTTG ACATGACTCCATACATGTCACCCCTGCCCCATGACAGTTTCCTGCTGGGAGAGGCTGGCTTGGACAAGATACAAGAGGAGAGTGAGGGGAGCACATGTAAACCACTGCCTG ATGCTCAGGTAGGGAAagggaaagctgagaatccagctaaccaagaggaaggagaggaagacaTGAGTGGGACTCAGTTTGTGTGTGAAACGGTCATTCGCTCTCTCACCTTGGATGCTGCACCTGACCACAGGCCCCCACAGAAGCAAGAGTCTTCACAGG GTTCTGTGCGAGTGCTGCAGAATACTGCCCACTACAGCTCAAACAACATGGACCCCATTAGGGTAGAAAACGGTCCTGTTCCCACACCACAGGAACAAGAGTCCAAGAATCAAGGCACGGAGGTGGCCAAAGAGCCTGAGTTTG AGAACCTCCTGCTGCAAGATGGGGAGGAACTGAGTGATGGGGAGGCTGAGGATGATGCTAAGGATGAAGTCTGCAGCCAGGTATCCTGTACCTCCTCTGAGGATTACATCATCATCCTCCCAGAATGCTTTGACACCAGTCGTCCTCTGGGAGAGTCTATGTACAGTTCTGCGCTCTCTCAGCCAAGCTTGGAAAAAGTAGCTGAGGCCTCAGCAAGTCCTGGAGAAGAGAGCCACCCCCCAGCTCATAGTATCAATGACATCCTGACCACCTCACAGACCCTGGACGATGTGCCACTGAACCCTCAGATCCTGGAACCGCAGCCTGCAAG atCTGTGACCCCTTCTGAAAATAACGGTTCCAAAGAAGCAAGTTTTCCCAGTGAAGAAGAAGCCCCTTGGTGGGTTCCTGACCAAACAAGAGAAG TGTTCCAAGGAGCAGAAGTTTCTGAACTTCTACCTGCAGGGAATGTAAATAACACACCAACATGTCCAGAATTCACCAG ACACACCCACAGCAACAGCCTTGCTGGTGACCTAGTGAAAGGGGCCTTGTCAGTGGCTGCCTCCGCTTACAAGGCACTGTTTGCTGGACTACCCTCCATGGAGCAG
- the NBR1 gene encoding next to BRCA1 gene 1 protein isoform X2, which yields MDPQVNLSVTFQGDTQSFLVSDSSNTTWADVEAMVKVSFELNDIQIKYLDEDHDEVSVNTAEEYEEALKIAVKQGNRLQMNVYETSAPSGMPSQQAPEKTEKIHNPKDGRKPLAHYSMLPQTLAQDKDTERENGKKQSPQNGHHPTEAPPEWFTSYLERFREQVVQETVETLEQKLSEKLLLSSQLPSSLSSSTHQAPVSPLVQGNPFDWLLSCSNCQTPIVGIRYQCSVCPSYSICELCEAGMYAHDPNHVLLKLRRPVLCISETYNLGQFSPRFAALEQVRLQKQMDKRFLKAEKQHLRAEKKQRKAEVRELKKQMKLHRKIHLWNSVHTLDNAGLTTAKSESLQPNTLLPLQGCSVVVPTLSAAFVDENLPDGTLLQPRTTFIKHWRMRNTGNMEWSSDTKLKFMWGNLTLVSSDKKNVTVPSLLPGQEGVVSVEFVAPPVEGTYTSHWRLSHRGEQFGPRIWCSIVVDPSSSNTDCPENDKLMSGFCKKGRSHCKKEEIPSKFKVQTADSAMKGGLASRAAAPKLKSILSAREFYIPSVDLLTAQDLLSFELLDINIVQELEQVPHNTPVDAQVGKGKAENPANQEEGEEDMSGTQFVCETVIRSLTLDAAPDHRPPQKQESSQGSVRVLQNTAHYSSNNMDPIRVENGPVPTPQEQESKNQGTEVAKEPEFENLLLQDGEELSDGEAEDDAKDEVCSQVSCTSSEDYIIILPECFDTSRPLGESMYSSALSQPSLEKVAEASASPGEESHPPAHSINDILTTSQTLDDVPLNPQILEPQPARSVTPSENNGSKEASFPSEEEAPWWVPDQTREVFQGAEVSELLPAGNVNNTPTCPEFTRHTHSNSLAGDLVKGALSVAASAYKALFAGLPSMEQVLPVATEDQMAPFLANLSEMGFCDRLLNLRLLRKHNCDMAQVVTELLQLSHSDWYGN from the exons ATGGATCCACAGGTAAATCTCAGTGTGACCTTCCAAGGTGACACACAGAGCTTCCTTGTGTCAGATTCATCTAATACCACTTGGGCTGATGTGGAAGCTATG GTGAAAGTCTCATTTGAACTGAATGATATCCAGATCAAGTACCTAGATGAGGATCACGATGAG GTGTCCGTCAATACTGCAG AAGAATATGAAGAAGCTCTTAAG ATTGCAGTGAAGCAAGGCAATCGGCTACAGATGAATGTTTATGAAACAAGTGCTCCTTCAGGTATGCCTTCCCAGCAAGCCCCTGAGAAGACTGAGAAAATCCATAATCCCAAGGATGGGAGGAAGCCCCTTGCCCACTATTCCATGCTCCCTCAGACCTTGGCACAGGATAAAGACACTGAAAGAGAGAATGGGAAGAAACAG tctCCCCAGAATGGGCACCATCCCACCGAGGCTCCTCCGGAGTGGTTCACAAGCTACTTGGAAAGG TTCCGGGAGCAAGTGGTTCAAGAGACTGTTGAAACGCTTGAACAGAAGCTGAGTGAGAAGCTCCTCCTTTCCAGCCAGCTCCCCAGCTCCTTGAGCAGCTCTACACACCAAGCTCCTGTGAGCCCCTTGGTGCAAGGGAACCCCTTTGACTGGCTTCTTTCCTGCAGTAACTGTCAGACTCCCATTGTGGGCATTCGCTATCAATGCAG TGTGTGCCCATCCTATAGCATTTGTGAATTGTGTGAAGCAGGGATGTATGCCCATGACCCTAACCATGTGCTTTTGAAGCTACGGAGACCTGTACTATGTATCTCGGAGACTTATAATCTTGGGCAGTTTTCACCTCGCTTTGCCGCTCTGGAACAAGTCAG GCTTCAGAAACAGATGGACAAGCGTTTCCTGAAGGCAGAGAAGCAGCACTTGCGAGCAGAGAAGAAGCAGCGCAAAGCTGAGGTGCGGGAACTCAAGAAGCAGATGAAGCTGCATCGAAAGATTCACCTGTGGAACTCTGTCCATACGCTAGACAACGCCGGCCTGACAACTGCCAAATCTGAGAGCCTGCAACCCAATACACTTCT TCCTCTCCAAGGCTGCTCAGTCGTTGTCCCTACATTGAGTGCTGCCTTTGTGGATGAGAATCTGCCAGATGGAACGCTCCTCCAGCCAAGGACAACCTTCATCAAGCATTGGCGCATGAGGAATACTGGCAACATGGAGTGGAGCTCCGACACCAAG CTGAAATTCATGTGGGGCAACTTAACTCTGGTGTCCTCTGACAAGAAGAATGTAACTGTGCCCTCCCTGCTACCTGGGCAAGAGGGCGTTGTCTCTGTGGAGTTTGTAGCCCCCCCAGTGGAAGGAACCTACACATCTCATTGGCGGTTATCACACAGGGGGGAGCAGTTTGGGCCCAGGATCTGGTGCAGCATTGTGGTAGATCCCTCCTCCTCCAACACTGACTGCCCAGAGAATGACAAACTGATGTCTGGTTTCTGTAAGAAAGGCCGATCCCATTGTAAGAAAGAG GAAATACCCTCAAAGTTCAAGGTGCAAACTGCTGATAGTGCCATGAAGGGAGGTTTGGCCAGCCGTGCTGCTGCACCAAAGCTGAAGAGCATCCTCAGTGCTAGAGAGTTTTACATCCCATCAGTTGACCTTCTCACAGCTCAG gACTTGCTATCCTTTGAATTGCTGGATATTAACATAGTGCAAGAACTGGAGCAGGTTCCACACAACACTCCAGTTG ATGCTCAGGTAGGGAAagggaaagctgagaatccagctaaccaagaggaaggagaggaagacaTGAGTGGGACTCAGTTTGTGTGTGAAACGGTCATTCGCTCTCTCACCTTGGATGCTGCACCTGACCACAGGCCCCCACAGAAGCAAGAGTCTTCACAGG GTTCTGTGCGAGTGCTGCAGAATACTGCCCACTACAGCTCAAACAACATGGACCCCATTAGGGTAGAAAACGGTCCTGTTCCCACACCACAGGAACAAGAGTCCAAGAATCAAGGCACGGAGGTGGCCAAAGAGCCTGAGTTTG AGAACCTCCTGCTGCAAGATGGGGAGGAACTGAGTGATGGGGAGGCTGAGGATGATGCTAAGGATGAAGTCTGCAGCCAGGTATCCTGTACCTCCTCTGAGGATTACATCATCATCCTCCCAGAATGCTTTGACACCAGTCGTCCTCTGGGAGAGTCTATGTACAGTTCTGCGCTCTCTCAGCCAAGCTTGGAAAAAGTAGCTGAGGCCTCAGCAAGTCCTGGAGAAGAGAGCCACCCCCCAGCTCATAGTATCAATGACATCCTGACCACCTCACAGACCCTGGACGATGTGCCACTGAACCCTCAGATCCTGGAACCGCAGCCTGCAAG atCTGTGACCCCTTCTGAAAATAACGGTTCCAAAGAAGCAAGTTTTCCCAGTGAAGAAGAAGCCCCTTGGTGGGTTCCTGACCAAACAAGAGAAG TGTTCCAAGGAGCAGAAGTTTCTGAACTTCTACCTGCAGGGAATGTAAATAACACACCAACATGTCCAGAATTCACCAG ACACACCCACAGCAACAGCCTTGCTGGTGACCTAGTGAAAGGGGCCTTGTCAGTGGCTGCCTCCGCTTACAAGGCACTGTTTGCTGGACTACCCTCCATGGAGCAG
- the NBR1 gene encoding next to BRCA1 gene 1 protein isoform X1, translating into MDPQVNLSVTFQGDTQSFLVSDSSNTTWADVEAMVKVSFELNDIQIKYLDEDHDEVSVNTAEEYEEALKIAVKQGNRLQMNVYETSAPSGMPSQQAPEKTEKIHNPKDGRKPLAHYSMLPQTLAQDKDTERENGKKQSPQNGHHPTEAPPEWFTSYLERFREQVVQETVETLEQKLSEKLLLSSQLPSSLSSSTHQAPVSPLVQGNPFDWLLSCSNCQTPIVGIRYQCSVCPSYSICELCEAGMYAHDPNHVLLKLRRPVLCISETYNLGQFSPRFAALEQVRLQKQMDKRFLKAEKQHLRAEKKQRKAEVRELKKQMKLHRKIHLWNSVHTLDNAGLTTAKSESLQPNTLLPLQGCSVVVPTLSAAFVDENLPDGTLLQPRTTFIKHWRMRNTGNMEWSSDTKLKFMWGNLTLVSSDKKNVTVPSLLPGQEGVVSVEFVAPPVEGTYTSHWRLSHRGEQFGPRIWCSIVVDPSSSNTDCPENDKLMSGFCKKGRSHCKKEEIPSKFKVQTADSAMKGGLASRAAAPKLKSILSAREFYIPSVDLLTAQDLLSFELLDINIVQELEQVPHNTPVDMTPYMSPLPHDSFLLGEAGLDKIQEESEGSTCKPLPDAQVGKGKAENPANQEEGEEDMSGTQFVCETVIRSLTLDAAPDHRPPQKQESSQGSVRVLQNTAHYSSNNMDPIRVENGPVPTPQEQESKNQGTEVAKEPEFENLLLQDGEELSDGEAEDDAKDEVCSQVSCTSSEDYIIILPECFDTSRPLGESMYSSALSQPSLEKVAEASASPGEESHPPAHSINDILTTSQTLDDVPLNPQILEPQPARSVTPSENNGSKEASFPSEEEAPWWVPDQTREVFQGAEVSELLPAGNVNNTPTCPEFTRHTHSNSLAGDLVKGALSVAASAYKALFAGLPSMEQVLPVATEDQMAPFLANLSEMGFCDRLLNLRLLRKHNCDMAQVVTELLQLSHSDWYGN; encoded by the exons ATGGATCCACAGGTAAATCTCAGTGTGACCTTCCAAGGTGACACACAGAGCTTCCTTGTGTCAGATTCATCTAATACCACTTGGGCTGATGTGGAAGCTATG GTGAAAGTCTCATTTGAACTGAATGATATCCAGATCAAGTACCTAGATGAGGATCACGATGAG GTGTCCGTCAATACTGCAG AAGAATATGAAGAAGCTCTTAAG ATTGCAGTGAAGCAAGGCAATCGGCTACAGATGAATGTTTATGAAACAAGTGCTCCTTCAGGTATGCCTTCCCAGCAAGCCCCTGAGAAGACTGAGAAAATCCATAATCCCAAGGATGGGAGGAAGCCCCTTGCCCACTATTCCATGCTCCCTCAGACCTTGGCACAGGATAAAGACACTGAAAGAGAGAATGGGAAGAAACAG tctCCCCAGAATGGGCACCATCCCACCGAGGCTCCTCCGGAGTGGTTCACAAGCTACTTGGAAAGG TTCCGGGAGCAAGTGGTTCAAGAGACTGTTGAAACGCTTGAACAGAAGCTGAGTGAGAAGCTCCTCCTTTCCAGCCAGCTCCCCAGCTCCTTGAGCAGCTCTACACACCAAGCTCCTGTGAGCCCCTTGGTGCAAGGGAACCCCTTTGACTGGCTTCTTTCCTGCAGTAACTGTCAGACTCCCATTGTGGGCATTCGCTATCAATGCAG TGTGTGCCCATCCTATAGCATTTGTGAATTGTGTGAAGCAGGGATGTATGCCCATGACCCTAACCATGTGCTTTTGAAGCTACGGAGACCTGTACTATGTATCTCGGAGACTTATAATCTTGGGCAGTTTTCACCTCGCTTTGCCGCTCTGGAACAAGTCAG GCTTCAGAAACAGATGGACAAGCGTTTCCTGAAGGCAGAGAAGCAGCACTTGCGAGCAGAGAAGAAGCAGCGCAAAGCTGAGGTGCGGGAACTCAAGAAGCAGATGAAGCTGCATCGAAAGATTCACCTGTGGAACTCTGTCCATACGCTAGACAACGCCGGCCTGACAACTGCCAAATCTGAGAGCCTGCAACCCAATACACTTCT TCCTCTCCAAGGCTGCTCAGTCGTTGTCCCTACATTGAGTGCTGCCTTTGTGGATGAGAATCTGCCAGATGGAACGCTCCTCCAGCCAAGGACAACCTTCATCAAGCATTGGCGCATGAGGAATACTGGCAACATGGAGTGGAGCTCCGACACCAAG CTGAAATTCATGTGGGGCAACTTAACTCTGGTGTCCTCTGACAAGAAGAATGTAACTGTGCCCTCCCTGCTACCTGGGCAAGAGGGCGTTGTCTCTGTGGAGTTTGTAGCCCCCCCAGTGGAAGGAACCTACACATCTCATTGGCGGTTATCACACAGGGGGGAGCAGTTTGGGCCCAGGATCTGGTGCAGCATTGTGGTAGATCCCTCCTCCTCCAACACTGACTGCCCAGAGAATGACAAACTGATGTCTGGTTTCTGTAAGAAAGGCCGATCCCATTGTAAGAAAGAG GAAATACCCTCAAAGTTCAAGGTGCAAACTGCTGATAGTGCCATGAAGGGAGGTTTGGCCAGCCGTGCTGCTGCACCAAAGCTGAAGAGCATCCTCAGTGCTAGAGAGTTTTACATCCCATCAGTTGACCTTCTCACAGCTCAG gACTTGCTATCCTTTGAATTGCTGGATATTAACATAGTGCAAGAACTGGAGCAGGTTCCACACAACACTCCAGTTG ACATGACTCCATACATGTCACCCCTGCCCCATGACAGTTTCCTGCTGGGAGAGGCTGGCTTGGACAAGATACAAGAGGAGAGTGAGGGGAGCACATGTAAACCACTGCCTG ATGCTCAGGTAGGGAAagggaaagctgagaatccagctaaccaagaggaaggagaggaagacaTGAGTGGGACTCAGTTTGTGTGTGAAACGGTCATTCGCTCTCTCACCTTGGATGCTGCACCTGACCACAGGCCCCCACAGAAGCAAGAGTCTTCACAGG GTTCTGTGCGAGTGCTGCAGAATACTGCCCACTACAGCTCAAACAACATGGACCCCATTAGGGTAGAAAACGGTCCTGTTCCCACACCACAGGAACAAGAGTCCAAGAATCAAGGCACGGAGGTGGCCAAAGAGCCTGAGTTTG AGAACCTCCTGCTGCAAGATGGGGAGGAACTGAGTGATGGGGAGGCTGAGGATGATGCTAAGGATGAAGTCTGCAGCCAGGTATCCTGTACCTCCTCTGAGGATTACATCATCATCCTCCCAGAATGCTTTGACACCAGTCGTCCTCTGGGAGAGTCTATGTACAGTTCTGCGCTCTCTCAGCCAAGCTTGGAAAAAGTAGCTGAGGCCTCAGCAAGTCCTGGAGAAGAGAGCCACCCCCCAGCTCATAGTATCAATGACATCCTGACCACCTCACAGACCCTGGACGATGTGCCACTGAACCCTCAGATCCTGGAACCGCAGCCTGCAAG atCTGTGACCCCTTCTGAAAATAACGGTTCCAAAGAAGCAAGTTTTCCCAGTGAAGAAGAAGCCCCTTGGTGGGTTCCTGACCAAACAAGAGAAG TGTTCCAAGGAGCAGAAGTTTCTGAACTTCTACCTGCAGGGAATGTAAATAACACACCAACATGTCCAGAATTCACCAG ACACACCCACAGCAACAGCCTTGCTGGTGACCTAGTGAAAGGGGCCTTGTCAGTGGCTGCCTCCGCTTACAAGGCACTGTTTGCTGGACTACCCTCCATGGAGCAG
- the NBR1 gene encoding next to BRCA1 gene 1 protein isoform X3 — protein MRITMRCPSILQIAVKQGNRLQMNVYETSAPSGMPSQQAPEKTEKIHNPKDGRKPLAHYSMLPQTLAQDKDTERENGKKQSPQNGHHPTEAPPEWFTSYLERFREQVVQETVETLEQKLSEKLLLSSQLPSSLSSSTHQAPVSPLVQGNPFDWLLSCSNCQTPIVGIRYQCSVCPSYSICELCEAGMYAHDPNHVLLKLRRPVLCISETYNLGQFSPRFAALEQVRLQKQMDKRFLKAEKQHLRAEKKQRKAEVRELKKQMKLHRKIHLWNSVHTLDNAGLTTAKSESLQPNTLLPLQGCSVVVPTLSAAFVDENLPDGTLLQPRTTFIKHWRMRNTGNMEWSSDTKLKFMWGNLTLVSSDKKNVTVPSLLPGQEGVVSVEFVAPPVEGTYTSHWRLSHRGEQFGPRIWCSIVVDPSSSNTDCPENDKLMSGFCKKGRSHCKKEEIPSKFKVQTADSAMKGGLASRAAAPKLKSILSAREFYIPSVDLLTAQDLLSFELLDINIVQELEQVPHNTPVDMTPYMSPLPHDSFLLGEAGLDKIQEESEGSTCKPLPDAQVGKGKAENPANQEEGEEDMSGTQFVCETVIRSLTLDAAPDHRPPQKQESSQGSVRVLQNTAHYSSNNMDPIRVENGPVPTPQEQESKNQGTEVAKEPEFENLLLQDGEELSDGEAEDDAKDEVCSQVSCTSSEDYIIILPECFDTSRPLGESMYSSALSQPSLEKVAEASASPGEESHPPAHSINDILTTSQTLDDVPLNPQILEPQPARSVTPSENNGSKEASFPSEEEAPWWVPDQTREVFQGAEVSELLPAGNVNNTPTCPEFTRHTHSNSLAGDLVKGALSVAASAYKALFAGLPSMEQVLPVATEDQMAPFLANLSEMGFCDRLLNLRLLRKHNCDMAQVVTELLQLSHSDWYGN, from the exons ATGAGGATCACGATGAG GTGTCCGTCAATACTGCAG ATTGCAGTGAAGCAAGGCAATCGGCTACAGATGAATGTTTATGAAACAAGTGCTCCTTCAGGTATGCCTTCCCAGCAAGCCCCTGAGAAGACTGAGAAAATCCATAATCCCAAGGATGGGAGGAAGCCCCTTGCCCACTATTCCATGCTCCCTCAGACCTTGGCACAGGATAAAGACACTGAAAGAGAGAATGGGAAGAAACAG tctCCCCAGAATGGGCACCATCCCACCGAGGCTCCTCCGGAGTGGTTCACAAGCTACTTGGAAAGG TTCCGGGAGCAAGTGGTTCAAGAGACTGTTGAAACGCTTGAACAGAAGCTGAGTGAGAAGCTCCTCCTTTCCAGCCAGCTCCCCAGCTCCTTGAGCAGCTCTACACACCAAGCTCCTGTGAGCCCCTTGGTGCAAGGGAACCCCTTTGACTGGCTTCTTTCCTGCAGTAACTGTCAGACTCCCATTGTGGGCATTCGCTATCAATGCAG TGTGTGCCCATCCTATAGCATTTGTGAATTGTGTGAAGCAGGGATGTATGCCCATGACCCTAACCATGTGCTTTTGAAGCTACGGAGACCTGTACTATGTATCTCGGAGACTTATAATCTTGGGCAGTTTTCACCTCGCTTTGCCGCTCTGGAACAAGTCAG GCTTCAGAAACAGATGGACAAGCGTTTCCTGAAGGCAGAGAAGCAGCACTTGCGAGCAGAGAAGAAGCAGCGCAAAGCTGAGGTGCGGGAACTCAAGAAGCAGATGAAGCTGCATCGAAAGATTCACCTGTGGAACTCTGTCCATACGCTAGACAACGCCGGCCTGACAACTGCCAAATCTGAGAGCCTGCAACCCAATACACTTCT TCCTCTCCAAGGCTGCTCAGTCGTTGTCCCTACATTGAGTGCTGCCTTTGTGGATGAGAATCTGCCAGATGGAACGCTCCTCCAGCCAAGGACAACCTTCATCAAGCATTGGCGCATGAGGAATACTGGCAACATGGAGTGGAGCTCCGACACCAAG CTGAAATTCATGTGGGGCAACTTAACTCTGGTGTCCTCTGACAAGAAGAATGTAACTGTGCCCTCCCTGCTACCTGGGCAAGAGGGCGTTGTCTCTGTGGAGTTTGTAGCCCCCCCAGTGGAAGGAACCTACACATCTCATTGGCGGTTATCACACAGGGGGGAGCAGTTTGGGCCCAGGATCTGGTGCAGCATTGTGGTAGATCCCTCCTCCTCCAACACTGACTGCCCAGAGAATGACAAACTGATGTCTGGTTTCTGTAAGAAAGGCCGATCCCATTGTAAGAAAGAG GAAATACCCTCAAAGTTCAAGGTGCAAACTGCTGATAGTGCCATGAAGGGAGGTTTGGCCAGCCGTGCTGCTGCACCAAAGCTGAAGAGCATCCTCAGTGCTAGAGAGTTTTACATCCCATCAGTTGACCTTCTCACAGCTCAG gACTTGCTATCCTTTGAATTGCTGGATATTAACATAGTGCAAGAACTGGAGCAGGTTCCACACAACACTCCAGTTG ACATGACTCCATACATGTCACCCCTGCCCCATGACAGTTTCCTGCTGGGAGAGGCTGGCTTGGACAAGATACAAGAGGAGAGTGAGGGGAGCACATGTAAACCACTGCCTG ATGCTCAGGTAGGGAAagggaaagctgagaatccagctaaccaagaggaaggagaggaagacaTGAGTGGGACTCAGTTTGTGTGTGAAACGGTCATTCGCTCTCTCACCTTGGATGCTGCACCTGACCACAGGCCCCCACAGAAGCAAGAGTCTTCACAGG GTTCTGTGCGAGTGCTGCAGAATACTGCCCACTACAGCTCAAACAACATGGACCCCATTAGGGTAGAAAACGGTCCTGTTCCCACACCACAGGAACAAGAGTCCAAGAATCAAGGCACGGAGGTGGCCAAAGAGCCTGAGTTTG AGAACCTCCTGCTGCAAGATGGGGAGGAACTGAGTGATGGGGAGGCTGAGGATGATGCTAAGGATGAAGTCTGCAGCCAGGTATCCTGTACCTCCTCTGAGGATTACATCATCATCCTCCCAGAATGCTTTGACACCAGTCGTCCTCTGGGAGAGTCTATGTACAGTTCTGCGCTCTCTCAGCCAAGCTTGGAAAAAGTAGCTGAGGCCTCAGCAAGTCCTGGAGAAGAGAGCCACCCCCCAGCTCATAGTATCAATGACATCCTGACCACCTCACAGACCCTGGACGATGTGCCACTGAACCCTCAGATCCTGGAACCGCAGCCTGCAAG atCTGTGACCCCTTCTGAAAATAACGGTTCCAAAGAAGCAAGTTTTCCCAGTGAAGAAGAAGCCCCTTGGTGGGTTCCTGACCAAACAAGAGAAG TGTTCCAAGGAGCAGAAGTTTCTGAACTTCTACCTGCAGGGAATGTAAATAACACACCAACATGTCCAGAATTCACCAG ACACACCCACAGCAACAGCCTTGCTGGTGACCTAGTGAAAGGGGCCTTGTCAGTGGCTGCCTCCGCTTACAAGGCACTGTTTGCTGGACTACCCTCCATGGAGCAG